A stretch of DNA from Terriglobales bacterium:
CTCGCCCACGATCATGGAATCGAGGCTAGCGGCTACACGAAAGATGTGGCGCATCGCCTCCTGCTCGCGGTATTCATAGAGGTGGTCGGCTAGCAGATCGGTATCGGTCTCAAAGTATTCCCGCAAAAATTCGCGCAGGTCGAGAGTGCCACTGCTGACCTTGGCAATCAGCTCAACCCGGTTGCAGGTCGAAAGAATCATTCCCTCTTCCACACCGGGAAACTGCACCAGTCGCGCTATGGCCTCGGCCAGACGTGACTCCGGTATGGCCAGCCGCTCGCGCACTTCCACGGGAGCGCTCTTGTGGTTCACGCCGATGAGAACGAAAGTCATGGTCCGAGGAACCTGTGTGTGCCGCTGAGATAATTTGCCGCCCAGGTTCCCACTGCGGCAACAAAAGCAAAGGTCGAGAGAAAAGCGGCTTTGCGTCCGCGCCATCCTGCATTCCAGCGCGTAAACAGCAGCACCATATAGATGACCCAAACCATGATCGAGAGCGCAATTTTAGGATCGCGAAAGAACCCCGCGCCGAACTGCTCTTGCGCCACAATCGAGCCTGCGATCAGCCCCAGGGTGATAAAGGGAAAGCCCAGTATCAGCGCGCGGTATCCGATTTCATCAATCACCTGCAAGGGAGGCAGTCGCAGCCATTTCCCCATGTTCTTGGATTTCAGCCTGCGCTCCTGCCACAGATACAGCATGCTGGCCACAAAGCTTAGAAAGAGCGCGGCGTATCCCAGAAAGATCAGGGTCACGTGTACGAAAATCCATCCCCGGCGCAGCAGGGGCGAGGTAAACTCGGGCGACTGTTGTCCCACGGCCGCCAAAAGCGTGAGCACGAAGACCACGGGAAAAACAAAGATGCCCGGCGAGACTGTCTTGTATTTGATCCAGAAGGCGAGGAAAAAGGCCGCCACCAGAAACGCCAGCAGCGATTCGGCGTGATTCTGCGTGGAAGGCGTCAGATGCCCCTGTTCCAGCGTTAGCTCAGCGAGGGAAACAAAGTGAAAAATCAGCCCCAACCAGAAAGCGGACATGGTCACGCGCGCCAGCGATTCGGCCTTCCGAGCGAGGGCCAGCAGCGCATACACCAATCCCAGACTGTAAAAGACGAGCGCGACCCGCAACCAGAGCAAGGGCATAATCAGAAGGTAATTATATGCCGCCACGGCAAAGCGCAGCAGGCACGAAGGTGTTGGAAGAACTCCAATACGTATTGGCCTAGTTGGCGATCTAGGCCTGCCTGCTCAGACTTTCCATGACTAGAGCGGCTTCCTGTAGTTTTGCGATTTCTTTCTCCGGCAGTCTCCGAATCACAGCGGCGAGCGCCTCCACCCGCCGCCTGCGGCCCTCCTGCATGATGTGAATGCCTTTCTCAGTCGCCTGAATCACGACTGCGCGGCGGTCCTGCTGATTGATCTTTGTGCGCACCAGTTTGGACCGCAGCAGGCCGGCGACAATCCGGCTCATGGTCGGGGGCTTGACCTGCTCAGCTTCGGCCAATTCAGCCAGCGATCGGGGCCCGGCAAATACCAAGACCGACAGCGCCGACAATTGCGCCGGGCCGATGCCGCTCTCCTGGTCGCGAATCCGCAGCCGCCGCAGCAAGTGAATGGCCGCCGAGTGCAGACGGTCGGCCGCTTCCAGGGCCTCGCGGTCGGGGGATTTATTTTTGTTTGCGGATTGCATCTATTAATTAGCTATGCTAACTTATTTAGTTAGTTATGCTAATTACTTTAGCATAGAGAATCTTAAATATAACGAGGTGAAGCCATGACAACCCAGGCACCTTCCAGCGGAATCGCTATCACGCAAATCGGCCAGATCGCCGTCAATGTACATGACACCAACCGTGCGGTTGAGTTCTACCGTGACATCCTCGGACTTAAGCTGCTCTTCACCGCCGGACGCCTGGCCTTCTTCGATTGCGGCGGCGTTCGTCTGATGTTGAGCCCGCCCGAACGGCCTGAGTTCGATCATCCCGCTTCGATCCTCTACTTCAAAGTTGCGGACATTAAAGCAGCCCATGCTCGCCTGGTGGAACGCAACGTAAAGACCGAGAGCGAACCGCATGTCGTGGCCAGAATGCCAGACCATGACCTGTGGCTGGCCGACTTTCGCGACTCCGAAGGTAATATCATGGCATTCATGTCGGAAGTTCGGCACTGAGTCGCTGTCTCGAAGATTTTGAAAGCCGGGTGCTCTGAGATTTCAGCTACTTGCGCAGCGTTCCTTTCGGTGGCAACTTTTCTCCCAGGGCCAACCTCATGTTGGCAAAGTCGATCGTGACGCTGCGAAAGTTCCCCATCAGGTCACGACCCAGATTGCCATAGCACTTCTCGAGGATGATTCCCATCGGCTTGGTCATCACGGGGACGCGATCGAGCGTGGCCTCGGCTTCCCCAACTGTGAACACTGCCTGCCGCAGATAGTACGTATCAACTTTCTTCTGGCCCCCTGCCCCGGCGATGCCAAAAGATTCCTTCTTCAGAGACACAAATATCGAGGAGAATTCCCGATAATACCGCTCAAAGAACATGGACCTGGCGGCGCCCGTATCGAATGAAAACAGGAGCTTGCGACCGCTGACCGTGGACTCCAGCAGCGGCGTCATTTCGTTCATAAACAGCCTGCCGCCTGAGGTCGCTTGCGCGGCCGCCACACCGGCATCCAACTCTCCGTCGCTCGTAAACGTTATTCTGCCGAGCGCCTCAAACACCGGATACCCAAGAACTGCATCAATTCTGTAACGCCTGAACGCCCCCGCCGGGAGCTCGAGGCTGTCGTCATCAAGTACGAGCAACACCACATTGTGAACCGATGCCGCACCCAACTTCAGCTCCGGCAAGATCGCGACGTGCAGATGGTTTTCAGCCCCTGTGATGCCCTGGGTTTGCGCCTCTTCCTTGGATATCTGCAACCTGAGCCGTCGCGCGAAGCTGGCGGTGACGACCGAGAAGTTCGCACCGGTATCAAGAACCCAGGAAGCCTTAACGCCGTTCACCGTAAGCTCGGCATCAATCGTACCCAGTGAGCTGCGGTGGGTGGGAACTCGCACAGGGCCATCAATAGAGACGCTCTGCGGCGGCGCGTCCTGCAGTAATCTGGCAGTGTTGTAGCCATCCTCAACGTCCTGTAGTTCAACTTTATCGAGTTGCTCGCTGAAGTGTTTCAGCAGCTCTTGGTACGTAGCGGTCGCATCCGCGTAGCGGTAGGACTTAACATAATCGTCAGCGAGCGTGGATAGAGCAACCGCAGTCCGCGTCGGATTTCGAGTCTTGATCGCCGGCAGTGATCGCTGCAACAACGGGATCGACTCCGCAGCCCGGCCTTCCCGGTTCGCCAGCACTCCGGCAAAGTAATCATGCTCGGCACCCGCTGCAACCGTGTCTAGCGCTGCTTCCAGCTCTTCGTATCTCAGCTCTTTCACATCCACATCGAGCGCGGTGGTTGATTGAGGCAGTGTGGCGGGCTGGTGGATCGAAGGATTAACAGTCTGTTGGGCAAACGCCGCTGCCGAAACGAAAACCGCAATACTGGCAAGAAACAGCCCGGACTTGAGCGCCATAAGCGGTCATTCTACACAGTTCTTGCAATAACGCCGCGCACCCTAGACGGAATGACGCTGAGATGAGCAAGGGTCTTTGGGCCGGCTTGCATTTTGTCCGACGACACACGAAACTAATCAGTCTGATGACCGAGCCCACCACTCCGCTGATGCGGCAGTACACCGCGATCAAGAAAGAGCATCCCAATGCTCTGCTTTTTTTCCGGCTGGGGGATTTTTACGAGCTTTTCTTTGACGATGCGGTCACTGCCTCGCGCGAGCTGCAAATAACGCTGACCTCGCGCAACAAGGAAAAAGGCATTGCCATTCCCATGTGCGGCGTGCCCTATCACGCCGCTGAGAACTACATTGCCAAGCTCATCCGCAAAGGGTTCAAGGTCGCCATCTGCGAGCAGATGGAAGACGCGCGCCTGGCCAAAACACTGGTGCGTCGCGAGGTCACGCGTGTAGTCACGCCGGGCACGGCGGCGGATTCGTCGCTGAATTCGGAAGAAAATAATTTTCTTGCGGCCATCAGCCGTAGTAAAGATGTAGCCGGCTTTGCCGCGCTCGATCTTTCTACAGGCGAGTTTCGCGCGACAGAATTCTCCGGCGCAGACGCCGAGCGCCGTATTTTGGAAGAGTTGCAGCAGCTTCGTCCGCGCGAGATTCTCTACGCCTCTTCCCTGCCGCTATTTGACCGCGCTGGCCAAACCCAGGAGAAAGACAAAGAGACCGCCGACTTGCAATCTGCGCTCACTAACGAACGCTGGCGTGTTGCTTTCACTCCCCTGGACGATTGGGTCTTCGCTCCCGACCACGCCATTCCTCTAGTGGAAAATCATTTCGGCGTGCTGTCGCTTGAAGGCTTCGGATTGGCCGGGCGCTCAGCCGCAGCAGCAGCCGCAGGAGCGGTGCTGCACTACATCCGCGAGACGCAGCGCGGCACATTGGAACACGTGGACCGCATCGGCTACTACGAGCGCCAGAACTGCCTGGTGCTGGATGCGGTCACAGTTCGCAACCTGGAATTAACTGAACCAATCTTCGGTGCAACCGGCGAAGGCGAAGAGGTCACGCTATTCCGCGCTCTTGACGCGACGATTACTCCCATGGGCAAGCGCCTGCTTCGCGCCTGGATGCTCCGCCCCAGCGTGGACCGGGAAGAGATCAACCAGCGGCTGAATGCCGTTGAAGCTCTGGTGCGCGAGACCGTGCATCGCGAGGAGCTGCGCCGTTCGCTCGACGGCATCTTTGATATAGAGCGCCTGCTGAGCCGGGTCACGCTGGAAGCAGCCAATCCGCGCGACCTGCTGGCGCTGGCTTCTTCTCTCGCACGTCTGCCAGGGGTGCGCGCAATCCTGAAGAATTTCCCCGCCGCGCGTTTG
This window harbors:
- the ccsA gene encoding cytochrome c biogenesis protein CcsA, which encodes MPLLWLRVALVFYSLGLVYALLALARKAESLARVTMSAFWLGLIFHFVSLAELTLEQGHLTPSTQNHAESLLAFLVAAFFLAFWIKYKTVSPGIFVFPVVFVLTLLAAVGQQSPEFTSPLLRRGWIFVHVTLIFLGYAALFLSFVASMLYLWQERRLKSKNMGKWLRLPPLQVIDEIGYRALILGFPFITLGLIAGSIVAQEQFGAGFFRDPKIALSIMVWVIYMVLLFTRWNAGWRGRKAAFLSTFAFVAAVGTWAANYLSGTHRFLGP
- a CDS encoding MarR family transcriptional regulator, with product MQSANKNKSPDREALEAADRLHSAAIHLLRRLRIRDQESGIGPAQLSALSVLVFAGPRSLAELAEAEQVKPPTMSRIVAGLLRSKLVRTKINQQDRRAVVIQATEKGIHIMQEGRRRRVEALAAVIRRLPEKEIAKLQEAALVMESLSRQA
- a CDS encoding VOC family protein, with amino-acid sequence MTTQAPSSGIAITQIGQIAVNVHDTNRAVEFYRDILGLKLLFTAGRLAFFDCGGVRLMLSPPERPEFDHPASILYFKVADIKAAHARLVERNVKTESEPHVVARMPDHDLWLADFRDSEGNIMAFMSEVRH
- a CDS encoding aspartyl protease family protein, whose amino-acid sequence is MALKSGLFLASIAVFVSAAAFAQQTVNPSIHQPATLPQSTTALDVDVKELRYEELEAALDTVAAGAEHDYFAGVLANREGRAAESIPLLQRSLPAIKTRNPTRTAVALSTLADDYVKSYRYADATATYQELLKHFSEQLDKVELQDVEDGYNTARLLQDAPPQSVSIDGPVRVPTHRSSLGTIDAELTVNGVKASWVLDTGANFSVVTASFARRLRLQISKEEAQTQGITGAENHLHVAILPELKLGAASVHNVVLLVLDDDSLELPAGAFRRYRIDAVLGYPVFEALGRITFTSDGELDAGVAAAQATSGGRLFMNEMTPLLESTVSGRKLLFSFDTGAARSMFFERYYREFSSIFVSLKKESFGIAGAGGQKKVDTYYLRQAVFTVGEAEATLDRVPVMTKPMGIILEKCYGNLGRDLMGNFRSVTIDFANMRLALGEKLPPKGTLRK